DNA sequence from the Pichia kudriavzevii chromosome 4, complete sequence genome:
AACATATAGATTGGAATCAAGTCAAAAAACGATGTATTAAAGGAGAGTTGGAAAATTGCAGTCACTAATGATAACCAATTATTTGATCCAATTGCTGTGCACTAGCGTATTATTTACATGAAGCCATACCAACAAGTATCATGCTTTGAATTTCACGAGTGGTAAACATGGTATTGACAATCAAACTAATTAATTAACAATCTAAACATGTACATATTCTCGTGTAGGAAAACAATCACCCAGACAATCAAATCTGATAAAGGAGGGATTCTACCGTTATATGATGATATATATTAGCTCTACTGCAGATGTAGATATCAATAGCCACTTATTGCACTGTTTCATGAGGAATTACAAAAACGCAAAACATAAAGCGTAAATGTAAGGATCAAAGgctagaaagaaaaaaaggatatATGGGGTGTTTAATAAACTCAACCAAGGTATCTAAATACATTCTCAAAGTCAAACAATACAATTATAAGTCATATTAActgggaaaaaaaaaagaagtcaTGATGAAGCTACCAACTAGATTTTCATGGTTGAAAAAACCCCCCTTGAACTAAATGGCTAATGTTATAATTAGGCATCGCAAAAGATATGTAAATGCATGTTGGTGTAGGTGTGAAATTTAtttaagtttgaaaaaaaaaaaacagatcTTTATATAATATCTATTCAAGTGTataaaataacaatatAACTTTAGGCAAAAGTTTTATATGCCTCAGTTTCAAACTCGCCAAAGGCCTGTAAACTTGATTTATCATAGAAAGGGAACAACTGTGTTGCAAAGAAACCAGCAATGCCTTTGTTGACGTCAATCCAGTAGTACAAGTTTGCCAATCCAGCCCAATTGAAAGAGTTTGCTGATCTTCCTGTTGGAAGCTCATCACCGGTTTTGTGGAAGCTTGCGGTCCAGCcctgtttttcaaacaagTCAAAATAGTCGACATAGTTTGATACATCAGGTTGAGACACTTCCAAAGTCGATTCGATCTTGACTCCCTCTGGCATCAAATTACTGAAAGAGTACTTTTGGATAGTCTCTGGCTTTAAAATAACAGCTCCTGTTTGTGGAGACTTTCCTTCGTGCAGAAATATTTCTAAGAACTTCATGTAGTCACTGACTTTACCCCAACAGCCATGGCCACCAGCATGGAATTTAGGCTTTTTGACGTATGCATTCTCAAGCACCTGATAATCAGTAGGCCCTACtctttgatgaagttgGGCTTGTTGTTCAAATTGTTCAGGGAATCGTTCAAATGTCAACGAATTAGCTTCCAAAGGCCCAaagatgtttttcttgcaATACGCATCCAAGGTCAAACCGGAAACATTTTCAACGACTTTTCCAGCCCAGTCAATGTTAACACCGTAATGGAATTTTGTACCAGGCTCGTAAATGAAGGGTGTGTTGAAATGTTCCCAGGATGATTTTAGGATGTCACCGTTTCCCGTGCTCTTTAGATAGTCTGCATATTTATGACTGAAAAATGAGTATGAAAACCCAGCAGTGTGTGTTAGCAAGTTTCGAAGGGTTGGTTTTTTGGTTGGTGTAACCAAGATAGGCTTGCCTTCATCATCGACCCCTGTCATCAACTTTgtatctttgatttctggAATGTATTTTTCCACTGGGTCGTCAATGGAGGTTATTTTACCGGATTCAAGCAGTTGCAGCAAAGCAGTGGTAGTCAAG
Encoded proteins:
- a CDS encoding uncharacterized protein (PKUD0D06600; Pfam Domains: Beta-lactamase(8.5e-35)); this encodes MIAIDNILEKYTTSKQLPLAIGAVVTRDKGLVYNNGYGFKRVDEESSHADEETVVKLFSTSKALTTTALLQLLESGKITSIDDPVEKYIPEIKDTKLMTGVDDEGKPILVTPTKKPTLRNLLTHTAGFSYSFFSHKYADYLKSTGNGDILKSSWEHFNTPFIYEPGTKFHYGVNIDWAGKVVENVSGLTLDAYCKKNIFGPLEANSLTFERFPEQFEQQAQLHQRVGPTDYQVLENAYVKKPKFHAGGHGCWGKVSDYMKFLEIFLHEGKSPQTGAVILKPETIQKYSFSNLMPEGVKIESTLEVSQPDVSNYVDYFDLFEKQGWTASFHKTGDELPTGRSANSFNWAGLANLYYWIDVNKGIAGFFATQLFPFYDKSSLQAFGEFETEAYKTFA